A segment of the Streptomyces sp. NBC_00376 genome:
CGCCACGGTCCTCGACGCGGCCCTGTCCGTGCTCGTGGCCAAGGTCGCCGACGAACTGACCGCCACCCTGCCCCGGCTCGGTCTCGCGCCCGGCGCCGCCGTCCTCGTCACCCGCAGCGACGGCACGCTGATGAGCCTGGAGTACCTGCGCCGCCAGCCCGGACTCAGCCTGGGCAGCGGACCCGCCTGCACCATCCGCGGCGCCGGACTCCTGGCCGGGCTCCAGGACGCCGTGGTCGCCGACATCGGTGAACGCCGCGCCCGGGTCGGTGCGCTGACCGGCGGCTACCCCCAGGAGGCCGGCCCCGGGGAACGCATCGGCGGTGTCCCGGTCAGCGTGCGCTTCCCCGACCTGATCACCGTGCGGGCCGACGCCCACCGCGAACTCGCCGAGGCCGCCGACCGGATGCGCCCCGCCGCCGGACTCCTCCCGCTGATCCTGGTCGGCGGCGGTGCGGGCGACGTACCCGCCGAAGTGCTGGCCGGGTTCGACGTCGTACGGCCCGGACACGGCGGAGTCGCCGGGGCGTTCGGCGCGGCGGCCAGCCCGGTCGGCGGCCAGTACGACCGGATCGTCCGCCGGGGACCCGGCCGACGGCTCGACGCCGTACGGGACGAGGTACGCGACCTGGCCCGGGCCGGCGCCGTACGGGCCGGGGCCGATCCCAGGCGCGTACGCACCCACGCGGAACCGGACCTTCCGGTGCCGTACCTGCCCGGGGCGGTGCTCCTGCGGGCCCGTGCCGTAGGACCGCCCCTCCCGCTCTGAACCCCCGCTCCCCGCCCCACCGCAGCAGGCCGGTGCCGTGCTGCTGCGCCCTCCTGCCCGCCCGCTCACCCGCTCACCCGCTCACCCGCTCACCCGCTCACCCGAGGATCCGTCCCCATGACCCAGCAGCTCGATGTGCACCAAGAGCCATCCACGCAGACACAAGCGCAGACATCGGCGCAGACGCAGCAGGACGAGGACTACCCGCTGGAGCGGGTGCCGCGCGCGGCCCGCTACTCCTGGTTCAACGTCGCCGTGCAGCGCTTCGGCCAGCTCTCCGACCTGACGCAGTTCCTGCTCGGTGCCGCGCTCGGCGCCGGACTCTCCTTCTGGGGCGCCTTCTGGGCGTTCACGCTCGGCTCGGTGATCCTGGAGATCGTCTGCATATTCGTCGGCATCGCCGGCATGCGGGAGGGCCTGTCCACCTCGATGCTGGTCCGCTGGACCGGTTTCGGCCGTTACGGCTCCACCCTCATCGGACTCGTCATAGCGGTCAGCCTGTTCGGCTGGTTCGGTGTGCAGACGGCGGTGTTCGCGGCCGGGCTGCACTCCATCGTGCCCACGCTGCCGGTCTGGGCCTGGTGCCTGATCTGCGGGCTCGGCGTCACCGCGCTCGTCCTGCGCGGCTTCCGCGCCATGGGCTGGACGGCCTTCGTCACCGTTCCCGCCTTCCTCGGCCTCGCGGGCTGGGCGATGATGGTCGAGTTCTCCCGGCACAACGTCGGCGACCTGGTGGCCTCGGCGCCGTTCGGCGCCCACATGTCCATCGCCACCGGCGCGACCATCGTCGCCGGCTCGTACATCGTCGGCGCGGTCACCACCCCCGACATGACCCGCTTCAACCGCAACACCGGCGACGTCGTCAAGCAGACGGTCGTGGGCATCAGCCTCGGCGAGTACGTGCTGGGCCTCGGCGGGGTGCTGCTCGCCTACGCGGTGAAGTCCTCCGACCTGATCGCGATCATCACGTCCTCCTCCGGCGTCATCGGCGTCATCGTCCTGGTCTCCGCCACCGTGAAGATCAACAACTGGAACCTGTACTCCTCCTCGCTCGGCCTGATCGGCGCGGTCGAGGCGCTCTTCAAGGTCCGGCTCAACCGGGTCGGCACGACCGTCACGATCGGTGTCCTCGGCAGCCTCGCCGCGGCCGCCGGAATCCTGGACCGGTTCACCGACTTCCTCACGGTGCTCGGTGTCCTCACTCCGCCGGTCGCCGGAATCATGGTCGCCGAGTACTTCGTGGTGAAGAAGTGGCGCCCGCAGCTGGACGCCTCGCGCGCCGCCGGCCGGCTGCCCGAGACCGAACCCAGCTGGGTGCCCGCGACCATCGCCCTGTGGGCCGCCGCCTCCCTGTTCGGCTGGCTCGGCGACCACTACCAGTGGTGGGGCATCCCGGCGCTCAACTCCCTGCTGCTGGCCGGGCTCGGCTATGTCGTCCTCGGCAAGCTCGGCCTGGTGCGCGGCGCCCGCGACCTGCCGTTCGAACAGCCCGCACGTCCCGCGGCGGCGATCGAGGCTGAATCGGGCACGGCCTGGTCGTCGAAGGCCATCGCCTGACCCGTACGCCCGCCCCGACACACCCACCCCCTACGAAAGACGGACACACCATGCGCATCGGAATCGACGTCGGAGGCACCAACACCGACGCCGCCCTTCTGGGGGACGACGACCGGATCATCGCCACCGCGAAGACCCCCACCACCTCCGACGTCACCTCCGGCGTGACCGCGGCGATCCGGGCCCTGGACCCGCCGATGGAATCGGTCACCGCCGTGATGATCGGCACGACCCACTTCCTCAACGCGCTGATCGAGGGCGCCCGGCTCGCCCCCGTCGCCGCGGTACGCCTCGGCCTGCCAGCCACCGCCGCCCTGCCGCCGATGACCGACTGGCCGGAGCGCCAGCGGGCGGCCGTCGGCGGGCACGGCTATCTCTGCCACGGCGGGCGGGAGTTCGACGGACGGCCGCTGTCGCCGCTCGACCCCGAGGAGCTGAAGCGCACCGCCGCCGACATCGCCGCGCGCGGACTGACCTCGGTGGCCGTCTCCTCGGTGTTCTCCCCGGTCGCCGAGGAGGACGAGCGCCGGGCCGCCGAGATCCTGGCCGCCGAACTGGGCCCCGGCGTGCACTTCTCGCTCTCGCACGAGCTCGGCCGGGTCGGGCTGCTGGCCCGCGAGAACGCCACGATCATCAACGCGGCCCTGCGCGACCTGGCGACCGTGATCGTGGAGTCGTTCGCCAAGTCGCTCGCCGAGGTGTCGCTGACCGCCCCGTTCTTCCTGTCGCAGAACGACGGCACGCTGATGGACGTGGACTTCGCCCGCGCCTACCCGGTGGCCACCTTCGCCTCCGGGCCCACCAACTCGATGCGCGGCGCCGCCTTCCTGTCCGGCCTCGGGGACTGCGCGGTCGTCGATGTCGGCGGCACCACCGCGGACGTCGGCATCCTGGCCGGCGGCTTCCCGCGCGAGGCGGCGGGCGAGAGCGAGGCCGCGGGCATCCGGACCAACTTCCGTATCCCCGACGTCCTCTCGCTCGGCATCGGCGGTGGCTCCCTGGTGTCGCCCGACGGCGAGACCGGTCCCCGCTCGGTCGGATTCCGGCTCACCGAGGAGGCGCTGGTCTTCGGCGGCGACACCCTGACGGCCACCGATCTCGCGGTCGCCGCGGGCCGCGCCGACATCGGTGACCGCTCCCGGGTCGCCCACCTGGACCCGGAGTTCACCGCCCGCGCGCTCGACCGGATCGCGGAGCGGCTGGCGGAGACCGTCGACCGGATGCGTACCTCGGCGGGGGTACTGCCGGTCGTCGCGGTCGGCGGCGGCAGCGTGCTGGTACCCGCGGCCCTGCCCGGCTTCGACGATGTGCGTCGCCCCGGCCACTTCGACGTCGCCAACGCGGTGGGGGCCGCCATCGCCCAGGTCGGCGGAGAGGTGGACCGGGTCTTCCAGGTCCCGGAGGGGCGCCGGGACGCGGTGCTCGCCGAGGCCCGCGAGGAGGCGGTGGGCCGGGCCGAGAGCGCGGGCGCCAGGCCCGGCTCGGTCCGCGTCGTCGACGTGGAGGAGGTCCCGCTGGCCTATCTGCCCGGCGGCGCGACCCGTATCCGCGTCAAGGCGGTCGGCGACCTCGACCTGAACGGCATAGGCATCACCCACGCCCCGGCCGGGGCGCGCGACATCCATGGAGCAGCGTCACATGCGTGAGATCAACCTCGACAACCTGGACGACATCGCGCGCGGCGCGGGCATCCTCGGCACCGGCGGGGGCGGCGATCCGTACATCGGCAAGCTGCTGGCCCGCGAGGCCATCCGCAAGTACGGCCCGGTGCGGCTCGTCGCCTTCGACGAGGTGCCGGACGACGCGACGGTGGTCCCCGTCTCCGGGATGGGGGCACCGACGGTGCTGCTGGAACGCGTCCCCGCCGGGGGCGAGGAAGTGGCCGCGCTGCGCGCCCTGGAGAAGCACATCGGCCGGGCCGCCACCCACATCGCACCGATCGAGGTCGGCGGCGTCAACTCCATGCTGCCCATCGCCTGCGCCGCCGAGGCGGGGCTGCCGCTGGTCGACGGCGACGCCATGGGCCGTGCCTTCCCCGAGGCGCAGATGGTGCTGCCCGGCCTGATCGGGGTGGCCAACACCCCGATGGCGCTCGCCGACGACAAGGGCAACAGCATCATCGTCGACGCCGTCTCCAACCACGCCGCCGAGCGCATCGCGCGGGCGGTCTGCGTGGAGCTGGGCTGCCAGATCTCCAGCGCCGACACCGTGATGCGCGGCGACCAGCTCGTCGACGGGCTCGTCCCCGCCACGCTGACGCTCGCCGAGCGGCTGGGCGCAGCGGTGCGCGAGGCGCGGGCCGCGCACACCGACCCGGTGCTCGCGGCCCGGACCATGCTGTCCGGAACCCATCTGCTGACCGGCAAGGTGATCGACGTCAGCCGCCGCACCGAGGGCGGCTTCGCCCGGGGCAGCGCCCGGATCGAGGGCATCGGCGACGACGCGGGCCGGGTGCTCGAACTCGGCTTCCAGAACGAGCATCTGCTGGCCACCCGCGACGGCGAGACGGTCGCCACCACGCCCGACCTGATCTGCGTGCTGGACACCGACACCGGCGATCCGGTGACCACGGAGGGGCTGCGCTACGGCCTGCGCGTCAGCGTCCTCGCGGCGCCCTGCGACCCGCGCTGGACCACCCCGGGCGGCCTGGCGCTCGCCGGGCCGCGGTACTTCGGGTACGACGTGGACTACCTGCCGTTCCGGGAGAGCTGACCCACTGGCCGGTCCACTCCGGCGCCCGGCCGGTCCGCACGGAGCGGGCCGGCCGGGCATTCCCTTCCGCCGGACGATCCCTCGTCTCAGACCGTCCGCTTGCCGCTCTTCATGGACACGGCGACGCAGGCCAGGCCCAGCAGTATGGTCAGGCCGCCGATGATGACGTTGTTGAGGACGATGCCGAGGTCGGGGCTGCTGCCGACGATCCACGTCGCGAGGATCGTCCAGATCCCCATCGCGCAGATGGCCCAGCTCAGGCCGTACATGCGTTCCGGCATCACGGTGAACCCGAGGCCCAGCGCGGCGATCGCGAGACCCATGATCAGGTTGTGCGTCGCGAGTGTGGGCTGACTTGCCGTGAAGTGCAGCACCCACGGCGAGATGGCGCAGTAGAGACCGACGAGGAACACCGGTGCGTCCACCAGGGCCACATCGCGGCCACCGAGCATGCGGGCATAGCGATCGCGCATTTCGGAGACATCGGGGTGACTGGCCATGTCACGGCCGGTGTGCGAGATGTTTGACATGGGGTTCGTCTCCTTCGCTCCTGGCAGACCGCCGACCACCGCAGCGACCGACCGCGCCACCTGTGCGCGTTGAGCGGCCTGCTCTGTCATTCTGCGCTTATATCGCCCTTATGTGTAGATTCAGGACTCGCGGAAATCCGTGGGAACCGCACGCGGTGACGCACTGTCCAGCCGCCCGGCCAGGGCCACCAGTCCGGGCGTCCGCAGCACCCGGTCCCCGTACCCCGGAAGCGGTACGTGCAGCGGCTCGGTCCAGCGCGGGGGGATCGCGCCGAAGCCGTGCACCGCACCCGCCAGGGCGCCGGTCACGGCGGCGACCGTGTCGGTGTCCCCGCCCACGTCCACGGCGGCGGCCAGGGCGTTCTCGTACGAATCCGTGGTGCGCAGCGCCCACAGCGCGGTGCCGAGGCACGGCCAGACCGCACCGTTGAACTCCGTCGCCTCCTCCGGGCGCCAGCCGGGTGCGAGGACGGTGGCCCAGCGGCCCCGGTGATCCTCGTGCACGCTCTCCAGGGCGTCCGGGACGGCGGAGAGCGGATCGCCGCCGTCCAGCGCCACCCGGATCAGCTCGTGGAGCACGGCGGTGCCCTCCCAGGCGGCCCGGTCGCCGTGGGTCAGGGCGGCGATCCGGCGGGCGGCGTCCATGGTCGCCGCACGGCCCCGGGCCGCGAAGTACACGGCGGAGGTGGCCGCCCGCATCAGCGAACCGTTGCCCGCCGCACGTCCGCTCACCTGGAAGTGCAGCGCCGCCGCGAGGTCCCATGCCTCACCGCTCGTCAGGACCTCCTCGGTCTGGAGCCCGATGTCCTTCGGGTCGCCCGCCGCCCATCTGCGGAACCGGCCGAACATGTCGGGAAGGTCCAGGCCGCCCCGCTCCAGCAGGGACTCCGCGACCAGCACGGCCATCTGCGTGTCGTCCGTGGCCTCGCCGGGGTCCCAGCCGCCGCCCCCGCACATCGTGCCGACGCCGTCGGGGAAGCGTGCCGTGTACACACCGGCGGGCCCGAACTCGAAGGGCGCGCCCAGCGCGTCACCCACCGCCGATCCGACGACGGCACCCGCCACCCGGTCCTGCCGGTCCACCATGCCCGGACGTCTCATCCGGTCAGCGTACGGAGCGCGAGCTCCTGCTGTACGTCGTGGGGGTACCCGGGCTCAGGACACGTCGACCACCACCGAGTGCCAGCCGGTCGCACCGTCGGGCACGGTGCCCGTGCGGATGCCGGTCTGGGTGGCGCCGGTTCCGTCGGTGGCGCGGACCTCCAGGGTGTGACGGCCGGATGCGGCGGGCCACTCCCACACCCACTGGCGCCAGGTGTCGCGGGTGCCGGCGGCGGCCAGGCGGGCGGTGTGCCACTTCCCGCCGTCCACCCGGACCTCGACCCGGGAGATGCCGCGGTGCTGGGCCCAGGCGACCCCGGCCACCGGCACGACGCCGGCCTTCGGGGAGGCGGACGGGCGGGGGGTGTCGATCCGGGACTCGGTCTTGACCGGTGCCTGCTGGGCCCAGCCGCGCCGGACCCAGTAGGCGTCGTAGGCGGCGAACGTGGTCAGCTCGATGTCCTCGATCCACTTGCAGGCCGACACGTATCCGTACAGGCCGGGGACGACCATCCGGACCGGGAAGCCGTGCTCGAAGGGCAGCGGCTCACCGTTCATGCCGAAGGCGAGCATCGCGTCGCGCCCGTCCATGACCGTTTCGACCGGTGTGCCGATCGTCATGCCGTCGACGGAACGCGCCACGATCTGGTCGGCGGGGCCGCCCTCGGACGGGGGACGTACTCCCGCGTCGCGCAGCAGATCGGCCAGTCGCACCCCGAGCCACCTGGCGTTGCCGACCAGGGGTCCGCCGACCTCGTTGGAGACGCAGGCCAGGGTGACGTCGCGTTCGACGACCTCCCTTCGCAGCAGGTCGTGGAGGCCGACTGTGAAGGGCCGCGCCACACCCCGGCCGTGGATCCTCAGCCGCCAGGCGCCGGCATCGACGCGTGGCACGACCAGCGCCGTGTCCACCCGGTAGAAGTCCTTGTCCGGGGTGATGAACGGGGTCAGCCCCCGGATCCTCAGATCGGCTCCGGCCGGCACCGCCGGGGCGGAGGACTGCGGGGCCGGGAGGACCAGGTCATGACGGGAGGCGGAGGCCCCCGCCTGGACGGAGGAGGTGAGCCGGCGGCCCAGGAGTCCCGCGCCGGCGGAGACCGCCGCCGTGGCGGTGGCCGCGACCACGAAGCCGCGGCGGTCGAAGCCGCCGTCCGCACCCTCGTCCCGCCCTCCGGCCGCGGGACCGGGACCGGGCGCCGGTGCGAGCCGTCCGACCAGGAGATACAGCACCGCCACCGCCACCGCGGCACCCACCACCGACGGCAGCGCATCGGCCGGCACGCCCTCCGGACGCCCTGCCGCCGCCACCGCCCCGACCAGGCCGAAGACCAGGACGGCAGCCGACCCCAGCCGTCGGTGACGTAGCGCCAGCACCCCGATCGCCATGGCGAAGAGCGCCAGGAGGACCAGGATCCCGAGCCGGAGCGCCAGCTTGTCGGCGGTGCCGAAGTTCCGTACGGCGAAGTCCCGCACGGCCGGGGGAGTGCGGTCGATCACCGCACCTCCCACTGCCGTGACCGGGCCCGCCTCGGGACGTACGAGGGCCGCGGCCAGCTCGGCGACCGCCAGGGCGCAGAACCCGGCGATCAGACCGCTGAGCGCGGCGAGGGCGGTGCGCGTCCCGCCCGGTCGCGGGGGCCGGGCGGTTCCGGTGGGCTGTGCATCGTCTCGGTCTTCACTCACGATCGGGATTCGTCGCCCGGCGCCGGGCGGATTGGTCCCTCACCCGATCGGTCGCGGGCCGTTACAGGCCGCGGGCCCGTTCGAACCGGGCGCGTGCCTCGGCCAGGCCGACGAGCGGATCCGGGTAGTCGATCGCGGCCCGGCGCGGCCCGGTGAGTTTCCACGGCTCATGGATCTCGCCGTCCGCCAGTTCCGCGAGCTCAGGCACCCAGCGGCGCACATAGGCGCCGCGCGGATCGAACCGCTTGCCCTGGACCACCGGATTCAGGAGCCGGTTGGGCCGGGTGTCGGTGCCGGTGCCCGCCATCCACTGCCAGTTGAGCTGATTGTTCGCCACATCGCCGTCGACCAGCAGGTCCAGGAAGTGCCGGGCACCCACCCGCCAGTCGGCGTACAGCGTCTTGGTGAGGAAGCCGGCCACGAGCATCCGGCCCCGGTTGTGCATCCAGCCCTCGTACGCCAGCTGCCGCATCGCCGCGTCGACCAGCGGATAGCCGGTGCGCCCCGTGCGCCAGGCCTGGATCTCGTCCTCGTCGCACCGCCAGCGGTCGTGCCGGGTGCGGTAGTCCTCCCGGGCGGCGTCCGGCCGTGCGGCGAGCACCTGGTGGTGGAAGTCCCGCCACGCCAGCTGCCGTACGAACGCGTCGGCACCCGGTCCGCCCCGCTGCCTCGCCCGGTCGATCACTTCGGCCGCCGAGAGAGAGCCGAAGTGGAGGTGGGGGGAGAGCCTGGAGGTCGCGTCGCCGGCCAGATCGTCGTGGCCGCTCTCGTAGTCGGCCAGCGGGCCGTGCAGCCAGGACGACAGCAGCAGGCGTCCGGTCGACTCACCGCCCCTCGCGAGCCCGGGGGAGACGCCGGCCACCTCCGCCCGCTCCGGCAACGGTCCCGGCTCCACTCCGTCCGGCAGCCGCACCGCCCGTGGCGCGGCCAGTGTTCCCCGTACCCCCGCCTCCTGCCAACGGCGCAGGTACGGCGTGAACACCGCGTAGTGGTCACGGCCCGCCGGGACGAGCCGGCCCGGGGCGACCGCGGTGACCACCGCGTCGTGGACGTGCACGGCGCAGCCGACCGCCGCCAGCGCCGCACGCAGCCGGCTCTCGCGGTGCGTCGCGTACCCGCTCACCCCGCCGGCGACGTGCAGACTCCGCGCCCCGGTCTCCACGGCCACGGCACGGGCGACGGCCACCACGTCGCCGTCCCGGACCACGAGCCGTCCGCCGCGGTGGCGCAGCGCCGCGTCGAGATCGGCGAGGCAGTCGGCGAGGAACGCCCGCCGGTTCGGTGCGTCGAAGCCGGTCCGGTGGATGCCCCGGTCGCGCACGAAAAGCGGAACGACGGCATCCGCCTCCCGTACCGCGGCCCGCAGTACCGGGTTGTCGTGCACCCGTAGGTCGGAGGTGAACAGTGCGACGGAGACAGTCATGGAGTGTGCTCTTCCCGGTCATGGAGGTGTGCGCTTCCGGTGTCGGCCCGGGGGCGGCCCGGTGTGGCCCCGATATCGGCCCGGTGTCGGTCATTCGCTCGTCCCGAGGCAGTCGCGCAGCCGGGTCAGTCCGTCGCGCAGCCGTGTCTTGACCGTCCCGAGCGGCACGGAGAGCAGCTCCGACACCTCGCGGTGGGTCAACCCCCGGTAGTACGCGAGGGTCACGGACTGGCGCTGCAACTCGGAGAGCCGCCCCACGCAGCGGCGGACCTGTTCATGCTCCAACCGGGTCTCCACCAGCTCGGTGACCTCGTCGTAGGCGGGCGTACGGTCCAGCAGCGCCGCCGCACGCTCACGGGCCGCCGACGCCTCGGCCGAGCGCACCCGGTCCACGGCCCGGCGGTGGGCGAGGGTCAGCACCCAGTTCATCGCGCTGCCGCGGGCGGGCCGGAAGCGGGGGGCCGACCGCCACACCTCGACCAGGACCTCCTGCGCGACCTCCTCCGCCTGGGCCGGATCGCGGAGCACGTTCCGTACCAGTCCGAGGACGGGCCCGCTCACGGCGGCGTACACCGCGGCGAAGGCCTCCTGATCGCCCCGGGCGACCAGCCCCAGCAACTCCTGGAGGTCGGGCCCCGCCGACGGCGCTCCGCCGATGTGCGCGGCTTCCTTCACACGGGCTTCCTCTCTGGCGGGCCGGTGCGCGAGATCCTTCCACGCCACCCGGAAATCGCGATACATCTTGGTTGACGCGTCCGAGGCCGACGGCACGGACGCCCGGCGGGCCCCGTCCTCACCCCTGCCGGAGGCGGTCGATGAGCGGTCAAGCACTCGCCCAGCTGGTACATGACCGAGCGTCAGCTCATGGCGATCATCCGGCAGCCGGTCTTTCTGGTGATCTCCCTGATCCAGCCGGTGATCTGGCTGTTCCTGTTCGGCAACCTCTTCAGGAAGGTCGTGGAGCTCGGCGGCTTCGGCACCACGTCCTGTCTGGACCACCTGATCCCGGGCATCGTGGTGATGAGCGCGCTCGGGTCGAGCATGTGGGCCGGGATGGGCACCCTGGAGGAGATCGAGCGCGGCACGCTCAACCGCTTCCTGACGACACCGGTCAGCCGCAACGCGCTGATGAACGCCAACGTCGTGCAGAGCGGCATCAGCACCGCCGTGCAGTCCGTCGTCATCGTGCTGCTCGGCCGGGCCGCCGGGGCCTCCTGCCCGGGCGGCGCGGGCGGACTGCTGATCCTGGTGGTCGCCTCGGTCCTGCTCGGCACGGTCTTCGGCGCGCTCTCCAACGCCCTGGGCATGCTGGTGCGCCGGCGAGAGTCGATCATCGGCATCAACACCTTTCTGCTGCTGCCGCCGACCTTCCTCTCCTCCTCCTTCATGGCCCCGGGCCAGATGCCGTCCTGGATGCGTCACGTCGCCGACTTCAACCCGGTCGACTGGGCGATGGTGGCGGGCCGTTCCGCGCTGACCGCCGCCCCGGACTGGGGCGTGGTGACCGGCCGCGGGGGAGCCCTGCTGCTTCTCGCGGTGGTGGCGGTCGCGCTGTCGACCCGCACGTTCCGCTCGTACCGGAGATCCGTCTGACGGGCGCGCCTACGGCAGCGTCGTACCGCCGACCCGGTCCGGGA
Coding sequences within it:
- a CDS encoding molybdopterin-dependent oxidoreductase; its protein translation is MSEDRDDAQPTGTARPPRPGGTRTALAALSGLIAGFCALAVAELAAALVRPEAGPVTAVGGAVIDRTPPAVRDFAVRNFGTADKLALRLGILVLLALFAMAIGVLALRHRRLGSAAVLVFGLVGAVAAAGRPEGVPADALPSVVGAAVAVAVLYLLVGRLAPAPGPGPAAGGRDEGADGGFDRRGFVVAATATAAVSAGAGLLGRRLTSSVQAGASASRHDLVLPAPQSSAPAVPAGADLRIRGLTPFITPDKDFYRVDTALVVPRVDAGAWRLRIHGRGVARPFTVGLHDLLRREVVERDVTLACVSNEVGGPLVGNARWLGVRLADLLRDAGVRPPSEGGPADQIVARSVDGMTIGTPVETVMDGRDAMLAFGMNGEPLPFEHGFPVRMVVPGLYGYVSACKWIEDIELTTFAAYDAYWVRRGWAQQAPVKTESRIDTPRPSASPKAGVVPVAGVAWAQHRGISRVEVRVDGGKWHTARLAAAGTRDTWRQWVWEWPAASGRHTLEVRATDGTGATQTGIRTGTVPDGATGWHSVVVDVS
- a CDS encoding ABC transporter permease; amino-acid sequence: MTERQLMAIIRQPVFLVISLIQPVIWLFLFGNLFRKVVELGGFGTTSCLDHLIPGIVVMSALGSSMWAGMGTLEEIERGTLNRFLTTPVSRNALMNANVVQSGISTAVQSVVIVLLGRAAGASCPGGAGGLLILVVASVLLGTVFGALSNALGMLVRRRESIIGINTFLLLPPTFLSSSFMAPGQMPSWMRHVADFNPVDWAMVAGRSALTAAPDWGVVTGRGGALLLLAVVAVALSTRTFRSYRRSV
- a CDS encoding sigma-70 family RNA polymerase sigma factor; the encoded protein is MKEAAHIGGAPSAGPDLQELLGLVARGDQEAFAAVYAAVSGPVLGLVRNVLRDPAQAEEVAQEVLVEVWRSAPRFRPARGSAMNWVLTLAHRRAVDRVRSAEASAARERAAALLDRTPAYDEVTELVETRLEHEQVRRCVGRLSELQRQSVTLAYYRGLTHREVSELLSVPLGTVKTRLRDGLTRLRDCLGTSE
- a CDS encoding hydantoinase/oxoprolinase family protein, which produces MRIGIDVGGTNTDAALLGDDDRIIATAKTPTTSDVTSGVTAAIRALDPPMESVTAVMIGTTHFLNALIEGARLAPVAAVRLGLPATAALPPMTDWPERQRAAVGGHGYLCHGGREFDGRPLSPLDPEELKRTAADIAARGLTSVAVSSVFSPVAEEDERRAAEILAAELGPGVHFSLSHELGRVGLLARENATIINAALRDLATVIVESFAKSLAEVSLTAPFFLSQNDGTLMDVDFARAYPVATFASGPTNSMRGAAFLSGLGDCAVVDVGGTTADVGILAGGFPREAAGESEAAGIRTNFRIPDVLSLGIGGGSLVSPDGETGPRSVGFRLTEEALVFGGDTLTATDLAVAAGRADIGDRSRVAHLDPEFTARALDRIAERLAETVDRMRTSAGVLPVVAVGGGSVLVPAALPGFDDVRRPGHFDVANAVGAAIAQVGGEVDRVFQVPEGRRDAVLAEAREEAVGRAESAGARPGSVRVVDVEEVPLAYLPGGATRIRVKAVGDLDLNGIGITHAPAGARDIHGAASHA
- a CDS encoding DUF917 domain-containing protein, whose protein sequence is MREINLDNLDDIARGAGILGTGGGGDPYIGKLLAREAIRKYGPVRLVAFDEVPDDATVVPVSGMGAPTVLLERVPAGGEEVAALRALEKHIGRAATHIAPIEVGGVNSMLPIACAAEAGLPLVDGDAMGRAFPEAQMVLPGLIGVANTPMALADDKGNSIIVDAVSNHAAERIARAVCVELGCQISSADTVMRGDQLVDGLVPATLTLAERLGAAVREARAAHTDPVLAARTMLSGTHLLTGKVIDVSRRTEGGFARGSARIEGIGDDAGRVLELGFQNEHLLATRDGETVATTPDLICVLDTDTGDPVTTEGLRYGLRVSVLAAPCDPRWTTPGGLALAGPRYFGYDVDYLPFRES
- a CDS encoding SPW repeat protein, which gives rise to MSNISHTGRDMASHPDVSEMRDRYARMLGGRDVALVDAPVFLVGLYCAISPWVLHFTASQPTLATHNLIMGLAIAALGLGFTVMPERMYGLSWAICAMGIWTILATWIVGSSPDLGIVLNNVIIGGLTILLGLACVAVSMKSGKRTV
- a CDS encoding purine-cytosine permease family protein gives rise to the protein MTQQLDVHQEPSTQTQAQTSAQTQQDEDYPLERVPRAARYSWFNVAVQRFGQLSDLTQFLLGAALGAGLSFWGAFWAFTLGSVILEIVCIFVGIAGMREGLSTSMLVRWTGFGRYGSTLIGLVIAVSLFGWFGVQTAVFAAGLHSIVPTLPVWAWCLICGLGVTALVLRGFRAMGWTAFVTVPAFLGLAGWAMMVEFSRHNVGDLVASAPFGAHMSIATGATIVAGSYIVGAVTTPDMTRFNRNTGDVVKQTVVGISLGEYVLGLGGVLLAYAVKSSDLIAIITSSSGVIGVIVLVSATVKINNWNLYSSSLGLIGAVEALFKVRLNRVGTTVTIGVLGSLAAAAGILDRFTDFLTVLGVLTPPVAGIMVAEYFVVKKWRPQLDASRAAGRLPETEPSWVPATIALWAAASLFGWLGDHYQWWGIPALNSLLLAGLGYVVLGKLGLVRGARDLPFEQPARPAAAIEAESGTAWSSKAIA
- a CDS encoding ADP-ribosylglycohydrolase family protein, translating into MRRPGMVDRQDRVAGAVVGSAVGDALGAPFEFGPAGVYTARFPDGVGTMCGGGGWDPGEATDDTQMAVLVAESLLERGGLDLPDMFGRFRRWAAGDPKDIGLQTEEVLTSGEAWDLAAALHFQVSGRAAGNGSLMRAATSAVYFAARGRAATMDAARRIAALTHGDRAAWEGTAVLHELIRVALDGGDPLSAVPDALESVHEDHRGRWATVLAPGWRPEEATEFNGAVWPCLGTALWALRTTDSYENALAAAVDVGGDTDTVAAVTGALAGAVHGFGAIPPRWTEPLHVPLPGYGDRVLRTPGLVALAGRLDSASPRAVPTDFRES
- a CDS encoding cryptochrome/photolyase family protein, with the protein product MTVSVALFTSDLRVHDNPVLRAAVREADAVVPLFVRDRGIHRTGFDAPNRRAFLADCLADLDAALRHRGGRLVVRDGDVVAVARAVAVETGARSLHVAGGVSGYATHRESRLRAALAAVGCAVHVHDAVVTAVAPGRLVPAGRDHYAVFTPYLRRWQEAGVRGTLAAPRAVRLPDGVEPGPLPERAEVAGVSPGLARGGESTGRLLLSSWLHGPLADYESGHDDLAGDATSRLSPHLHFGSLSAAEVIDRARQRGGPGADAFVRQLAWRDFHHQVLAARPDAAREDYRTRHDRWRCDEDEIQAWRTGRTGYPLVDAAMRQLAYEGWMHNRGRMLVAGFLTKTLYADWRVGARHFLDLLVDGDVANNQLNWQWMAGTGTDTRPNRLLNPVVQGKRFDPRGAYVRRWVPELAELADGEIHEPWKLTGPRRAAIDYPDPLVGLAEARARFERARGL
- a CDS encoding hydantoinase/oxoprolinase N-terminal domain-containing protein; amino-acid sequence: MILGVDVGPTNTDAVLLDGDRAVRAVKVPSLAGDAVGSLAAAVRALPAELRGRATQLAVGLRVAARAVRERHGLARVGVLRVGGAAADAVRPLFGWPEALRDAVCAGTANVRGGGGLAPRGTTPLDRDAVARFGASLAGRAEAFAVTAVFSPVDGGQEREAAEILRAETGPDTTVLLSSDVGTLDLLARENATVLDAALSVLVAKVADELTATLPRLGLAPGAAVLVTRSDGTLMSLEYLRRQPGLSLGSGPACTIRGAGLLAGLQDAVVADIGERRARVGALTGGYPQEAGPGERIGGVPVSVRFPDLITVRADAHRELAEAADRMRPAAGLLPLILVGGGAGDVPAEVLAGFDVVRPGHGGVAGAFGAAASPVGGQYDRIVRRGPGRRLDAVRDEVRDLARAGAVRAGADPRRVRTHAEPDLPVPYLPGAVLLRARAVGPPLPL